In the genome of Actinomadura graeca, one region contains:
- a CDS encoding DUF475 domain-containing protein, whose product MLARTFGWSFAVTALGLLIALLYDGATGLALVAVLAVLEISLSFDNAVVNAKVLDRMSPFWQKIFLTVGIAIAVFGMRLVFPLLIVGITAKLNPYEAFDLAINDSHRYHELMTDAYPMIAAFGGMFLMMLFLDFVFEERADKWLPWLEKPLARIGKLDQLSVVVAGGALAFVAGLYAEDPGDVMIAGVLGMVTYILVNGLGELFSEAGGDEDEDGEDAGEEGPAGVAAGEGASGRSGPSSLALATGKAGFFLFLYLEVLDASFSFDGVIGAFAISTDPIIIALGLGIGAMYIRSLTVFLVRKGTLHEYVYLEHGAHWAIGALAVCMLVSIGHHVPEWITGGLGAGLIIAAFVSSVVRNRGDDQDAECISPSLA is encoded by the coding sequence ATGCTCGCCCGCACCTTCGGGTGGTCCTTCGCCGTCACGGCCCTCGGCCTGCTGATCGCCCTGCTGTACGACGGGGCGACGGGCCTGGCGCTGGTGGCGGTGCTGGCCGTCCTTGAGATCTCGCTGTCGTTCGACAACGCCGTGGTCAACGCCAAGGTGCTCGACAGGATGAGCCCGTTCTGGCAGAAGATCTTCCTGACCGTCGGCATCGCCATCGCCGTGTTCGGCATGCGGCTGGTGTTCCCCCTGCTGATCGTGGGGATCACCGCGAAGCTGAACCCCTACGAGGCGTTCGACCTGGCGATCAACGACTCGCACCGCTACCACGAGCTGATGACCGACGCCTACCCGATGATCGCGGCGTTCGGCGGCATGTTCCTGATGATGCTGTTCCTGGACTTCGTGTTCGAGGAGCGCGCCGACAAGTGGCTGCCGTGGCTGGAGAAGCCGCTCGCCCGCATCGGCAAGCTGGACCAGCTGTCGGTGGTCGTCGCGGGCGGCGCGCTGGCGTTCGTGGCCGGCCTGTACGCCGAGGACCCGGGCGACGTCATGATCGCCGGTGTGCTGGGCATGGTGACCTACATCCTGGTCAACGGGCTCGGGGAGCTGTTCTCCGAGGCGGGCGGTGACGAGGACGAGGACGGCGAGGACGCCGGCGAGGAGGGTCCCGCGGGCGTCGCGGCGGGGGAGGGCGCGTCCGGGAGGTCCGGGCCGAGTTCGCTGGCGCTGGCCACCGGCAAGGCGGGGTTCTTCCTGTTCCTGTACCTGGAGGTGCTGGACGCCTCGTTCAGCTTCGACGGCGTCATCGGCGCGTTCGCCATCAGCACCGACCCGATCATCATCGCGCTGGGCCTGGGCATCGGCGCGATGTACATCCGGTCGCTGACGGTGTTCCTGGTCCGCAAGGGCACCCTGCACGAGTACGTCTACCTGGAGCACGGCGCCCACTGGGCGATCGGCGCGCTGGCGGTCTGCATGCTGGTCTCGATCGGCCACCACGTCCCCGAGTGGATCACCGGGGGGCTCGGCGCCGGCCTGATCATCGCGGCGTTCGTGTCGTCGGTGGTGCGCAACCGCGGCGACGACCAGGACGCCGAGTGCATCTCACCATCCCTGGCATGA
- the dnaN gene encoding DNA polymerase III subunit beta encodes MRFIASRDELADQARWVSAQLPAQPALPILAGILIEVADSTAIATLTVSDLETTAQAHLPVAQADTAGRAVVPAKPLARLLAKMPRGTDRLQVIAEGETFTVRTLDSAVSMTVKTMPPEDYPAPLPAVSPPTGSISAADFAEAVTRLAAAAGTDATLPVLTGALVSIHGSTLRAVTTDRYRAASVGTAIQLADTAPIPPVVLVPMKPLKAAATTFKRAGRITIGIEAVPAPGGTGQNVSRCTLTGASRSLTTRLMDETFPDLDAHFTLEPAACADVPVTELTQALQLVIAAVDDNHAPVQLVFEPAQLHLRAFSDDGEVHMKVPAALGNTGTFTIAFNPRFLLTALRNFHTTVRFGLRAPTSPCLLTEIADDGSADDADSQAQAPADTGHLHLLMPIRMSQGDDADRQPPRPHTKAALQDRPEP; translated from the coding sequence GTGCGGTTCATCGCCTCCCGTGACGAGCTCGCCGACCAGGCCCGCTGGGTCAGCGCGCAGCTCCCCGCCCAGCCAGCCCTCCCGATCCTGGCCGGGATACTCATCGAGGTCGCCGACAGCACCGCCATCGCGACCCTGACGGTGTCCGACCTCGAGACGACGGCGCAGGCACACCTGCCGGTAGCACAGGCCGACACCGCTGGGCGGGCCGTCGTCCCGGCCAAACCTCTGGCAAGGCTGCTGGCCAAGATGCCCCGGGGAACCGACCGGCTGCAGGTCATCGCCGAGGGTGAGACGTTCACCGTGCGGACACTCGACAGCGCTGTCTCCATGACGGTCAAAACCATGCCGCCCGAGGACTACCCGGCGCCATTGCCCGCAGTGTCCCCGCCGACGGGCTCGATCTCGGCCGCCGATTTCGCGGAGGCGGTCACCCGGCTGGCGGCGGCGGCAGGCACCGACGCCACCCTGCCGGTGCTCACCGGCGCGCTGGTCAGCATCCATGGCTCGACCCTGCGCGCGGTGACCACCGACCGGTACCGCGCCGCCAGCGTCGGCACCGCGATCCAGCTCGCCGATACCGCCCCTATCCCCCCGGTGGTGCTGGTGCCGATGAAGCCCCTCAAGGCAGCCGCCACAACGTTCAAGCGAGCCGGCCGGATCACCATCGGCATCGAAGCCGTCCCCGCACCGGGCGGCACCGGACAGAACGTGAGCAGGTGCACCCTCACCGGCGCGTCCCGGTCGCTGACCACGCGGCTTATGGACGAGACCTTCCCTGACCTGGACGCCCACTTCACCCTCGAGCCCGCCGCATGCGCCGACGTGCCGGTCACCGAACTCACCCAGGCATTGCAACTGGTCATCGCCGCGGTCGACGACAATCACGCCCCCGTCCAGCTGGTGTTCGAACCCGCCCAGCTGCACCTGCGGGCCTTCAGCGACGATGGTGAAGTACACATGAAGGTGCCAGCGGCGCTGGGCAACACCGGCACCTTCACCATCGCCTTCAACCCGAGGTTCCTGCTGACGGCGCTGCGGAACTTTCACACCACGGTGCGGTTCGGCCTCCGCGCGCCCACCAGCCCGTGCCTGCTCACCGAGATCGCCGACGACGGTTCAGCCGACGATGCCGACAGTCAGGCGCAAGCCCCAGCCGACACCGGCCACCTGCATCTGCTGATGCCGATACGGATGTCACAAGGCGATGACGCCGATAGGCAGCCCCCCAGGCCACACACGAAGGCCGCCCTGCAGGACCGGCCGGAGCCGTGA
- a CDS encoding PP2C family protein-serine/threonine phosphatase: MSGRAASSSGFGVLLAAPARSSPRRSGNTLTRHIGRGEPEAAAPDPGWRRLLLCSDGLTRHLSDPDLRDLLTTHLDVQATADALVQAALQGGSDNIAVAVIGNQASADG, encoded by the coding sequence GTGAGCGGGCGGGCCGCCAGCAGCAGCGGGTTCGGAGTTCTCCTCGCCGCTCCGGCAAGGAGTTCTCCTCGCCGCTCCGGCAACACCCTGACACGGCACATCGGGCGCGGCGAACCCGAGGCCGCTGCCCCGGATCCGGGTTGGCGGCGTCTGCTGCTGTGCAGTGACGGACTGACCAGGCACCTCAGCGATCCCGACCTGCGTGACCTGCTCACCACCCACCTCGACGTACAGGCAACCGCCGACGCGCTCGTTCAGGCGGCCCTGCAGGGCGGCTCGGACAACATCGCCGTCGCCGTCATCGGCAATCAGGCGTCGGCCGACGGCTGA
- a CDS encoding serine/threonine-protein kinase, whose translation MGQVFLGRSPGGRPVAVKLIRPDYVGEPDYRARFRREVQAARRVGGFYTAQVVDADPDADRPWLVTAYIPGPSLQQAVSARGPLDADMVSVLGAGLAEGLGAIHSCHLVHRDLKPANVILAADGPRILDFGIARPLDVGTMTQTGAMVGTLSYMAPEQLRGQKAERVSDVFSLGCVLAFALTGRSPFAGDSMQAIVHHITSEHPDLRDLPSEHGLRDLIDACLAKNPADRPSISDILAQLDHADFDRVWPSAGGGADEQHIPADELAEEETDERFDDSAFLPPWENFPEEDEGITFQKRRDNDLRLTFFGGALFLGIGSLYLLATLGKIGKSPEDVPFGLLMTFPYLTVGVLCAIGAAKIRKRPQQLRISHAGVEARHDGRVCRYDWSDAIKVAATDRGNNYYVSVLPRPKFPPASRGAKLRLPSLGKKHYPLAERATGWIIVCPVGGFGAPDDAVLEALSEYSGPLWRGIRYPGQTGDLPTMHSGS comes from the coding sequence ATGGGCCAGGTGTTCCTCGGTCGTTCTCCCGGCGGCCGTCCTGTGGCGGTGAAACTCATCCGTCCCGATTATGTCGGCGAACCGGACTATCGCGCCCGATTTCGTCGGGAGGTGCAGGCAGCACGCCGAGTCGGGGGCTTCTACACCGCCCAAGTCGTGGACGCCGATCCCGACGCGGACCGGCCGTGGCTGGTTACCGCCTACATCCCCGGGCCTTCGCTCCAGCAGGCCGTCTCCGCCCGGGGGCCTCTGGATGCCGACATGGTGAGCGTTCTGGGTGCGGGGCTGGCCGAGGGACTGGGCGCCATCCACTCATGCCACCTGGTGCATCGTGACCTCAAACCCGCCAACGTGATATTGGCTGCGGACGGTCCCCGCATTCTTGACTTCGGCATCGCTCGGCCCTTGGATGTCGGCACCATGACCCAGACCGGAGCGATGGTGGGCACTCTTTCCTATATGGCCCCAGAGCAGCTCCGCGGGCAGAAGGCCGAACGTGTCAGCGACGTGTTCTCTCTCGGATGCGTACTGGCGTTCGCGCTCACTGGCCGCAGCCCTTTCGCCGGCGACAGCATGCAAGCGATCGTCCATCACATCACCAGCGAGCATCCCGACCTGCGGGATCTGCCTTCCGAACATGGCCTGCGCGACTTAATCGACGCGTGCCTGGCGAAGAACCCCGCGGACCGGCCCTCCATCTCCGACATCCTCGCCCAGTTGGACCACGCTGACTTCGATCGGGTCTGGCCTTCCGCAGGCGGCGGCGCGGACGAGCAGCACATCCCAGCGGACGAGCTCGCCGAGGAGGAAACTGACGAACGATTCGACGACTCCGCGTTCCTGCCGCCCTGGGAAAACTTTCCCGAGGAAGACGAAGGCATCACTTTCCAGAAAAGGCGAGACAATGATCTACGATTGACCTTCTTCGGCGGCGCCCTATTTTTAGGCATTGGCAGTTTATACCTGCTGGCGACTCTAGGCAAGATAGGCAAGTCCCCCGAGGATGTGCCTTTCGGCCTACTCATGACTTTCCCGTATCTTACCGTCGGAGTTCTCTGCGCCATCGGTGCCGCCAAAATCAGAAAAAGGCCGCAGCAGTTACGGATCAGCCATGCAGGCGTAGAGGCGCGGCACGACGGGCGGGTCTGCAGATACGACTGGTCCGACGCGATCAAGGTTGCAGCCACGGACCGAGGAAACAACTACTACGTGTCGGTGCTTCCCAGGCCGAAGTTTCCACCAGCCTCACGCGGGGCCAAGCTCCGACTCCCCTCGCTTGGCAAGAAGCACTACCCGCTCGCCGAAAGGGCCACCGGCTGGATCATCGTCTGTCCCGTGGGCGGGTTCGGCGCACCAGACGATGCGGTCCTCGAAGCCCTCAGCGAGTACTCCGGCCCGCTCTGGCGCGGCATCCGGTACCCCGGGCAAACGGGTGATCTGCCGACAATGCACTCAGGATCGTGA
- a CDS encoding phosphoadenosine phosphosulfate reductase family protein, whose product MEAAITAVPLSLGMALDSAPDLGRADVIVVASSAGKDSQAMLDQVAELARAAGVLERVVVVHNDLGVTDRGHPVEWPGTTALARIQADHYGLPLEILHRDKGGLWQQARNERHAWPSAAARWCTADQKTGQAMKLVTRRVAAAGITGRPAEVIYCVGLRAQESPSRARKSVQVVDQGRSSSVRTITRWHPILDWPQERVWKRIHASGVPYHPAYDWGMRRLSCSLCVLASREDLVLAARLRPALAREYLELETQFRRQDDERLRKLWRFRSDLSMAQVIEAAETAGPLAFACPRRRCPAALIPPDDHDPFAAQRCPVHPSLHRDRLVECGGRVHGLAGPGAGHLRPVAGARPPQAPASCRTSLPDPAAGSRCGAGPAS is encoded by the coding sequence TTGGAGGCCGCCATCACCGCCGTGCCGCTCTCGCTGGGAATGGCGCTGGACAGCGCCCCCGACCTAGGCAGAGCAGATGTGATCGTCGTCGCTTCCTCGGCCGGCAAGGACAGCCAGGCCATGCTCGACCAGGTCGCCGAGCTCGCGCGCGCCGCCGGTGTACTGGAGCGGGTCGTGGTGGTCCACAACGATCTGGGCGTCACCGACCGGGGGCACCCGGTGGAATGGCCGGGCACCACCGCCCTGGCCCGCATCCAGGCTGATCATTACGGCCTGCCGCTGGAGATCCTGCATCGTGACAAGGGCGGGTTGTGGCAGCAGGCCCGCAACGAACGGCACGCCTGGCCCAGCGCGGCCGCCCGCTGGTGCACTGCGGATCAAAAGACCGGCCAGGCCATGAAGCTGGTGACGCGGCGGGTCGCCGCCGCAGGCATCACCGGCAGGCCGGCCGAGGTCATCTACTGCGTGGGCCTGCGCGCCCAGGAAAGCCCCAGCCGGGCCCGCAAGTCCGTCCAGGTCGTCGACCAGGGGCGGTCCAGCAGCGTGCGCACCATCACCCGGTGGCACCCGATCCTGGACTGGCCGCAGGAGCGGGTGTGGAAGCGCATCCACGCCAGTGGTGTTCCCTACCATCCCGCCTACGACTGGGGGATGCGGCGGCTGAGCTGCTCACTGTGCGTGCTGGCGTCCCGGGAAGATCTGGTACTGGCCGCGCGGCTGCGGCCCGCACTGGCCCGGGAGTATCTGGAGCTGGAAACCCAGTTCCGCCGCCAGGACGACGAACGGCTGCGCAAGCTCTGGAGATTCCGCTCCGATCTGTCGATGGCGCAGGTGATCGAAGCCGCCGAGACGGCCGGTCCGCTGGCGTTCGCCTGCCCGCGCCGGCGCTGTCCTGCGGCTCTGATCCCACCCGATGATCACGACCCGTTCGCGGCGCAGCGATGTCCGGTGCACCCGTCACTGCACCGGGATCGCCTGGTCGAGTGCGGCGGCCGGGTTCACGGCCTTGCCGGCCCGGGCGCTGGCCATCTCCGGCCGGTCGCCGGCGCGCGCCCGCCACAGGCCCCGGCATCCTGCCGCACATCGCTGCCGGATCCCGCTGCCGGGAGCCGCTGCGGCGCGGGGCCGGCGTCTTAG
- a CDS encoding helix-turn-helix domain-containing protein, whose product MNRILTAVEAADLLGVCEDAVLGMVADGELPALTIDDDEVLIAEGALCEVMVARWVGDSAEGSQ is encoded by the coding sequence ATGAACCGCATCCTGACCGCAGTGGAGGCCGCCGACCTGCTGGGCGTCTGCGAGGACGCCGTGCTCGGCATGGTCGCCGACGGGGAGCTTCCCGCGCTCACGATCGACGACGACGAGGTCCTCATCGCCGAGGGCGCGCTGTGTGAGGTCATGGTCGCACGCTGGGTCGGCGACTCAGCGGAGGGATCGCAGTGA
- a CDS encoding DUF6939 family protein, protein MPISVARRQATAALAREFPDARIIDVTSRAEHPWERLSPCYPHGGIPVPFSPSQSVEGIWQALKVFQTAGADPAKLTITTMRGLKRTSLRHGPPLGHRPGLAEGPDEGPGGVQLLDEESARRRIFLPAYRWMLRHRTAPLIRLLSVLAARDHVVLLDLSTNGDVSDLSAPLSHAALITLLIQGTWPEEQ, encoded by the coding sequence GTGCCGATCAGCGTCGCCCGCCGCCAGGCCACCGCCGCCCTCGCCCGCGAATTCCCCGACGCTCGGATCATCGACGTCACCTCCCGGGCGGAGCATCCGTGGGAGCGGCTGAGCCCGTGCTACCCGCACGGCGGCATCCCCGTCCCCTTCTCCCCCAGCCAGTCCGTCGAGGGGATCTGGCAGGCCCTGAAGGTGTTCCAGACCGCCGGGGCCGACCCCGCCAAGCTCACCATCACCACCATGAGAGGGCTCAAGCGCACCAGCCTGCGCCACGGCCCGCCGCTGGGCCACCGCCCGGGGCTCGCTGAAGGACCCGACGAGGGGCCCGGCGGCGTGCAGCTGCTGGATGAGGAAAGCGCCCGGCGCCGGATCTTCCTGCCGGCCTACCGGTGGATGCTGCGGCACCGGACGGCACCGCTGATCCGCCTGCTGAGCGTGCTGGCCGCCCGCGACCACGTCGTCCTGCTGGATCTCAGCACCAACGGCGACGTCAGCGACCTGTCCGCGCCGCTGTCGCACGCGGCCCTCATCACCCTGCTCATACAGGGGACGTGGCCGGAGGAGCAGTGA
- a CDS encoding DUF7221 family queuine tRNA-ribosyltransferase-like protein — MASISPVPAAGLTFYLGAPEPSWLSRPQTAGVALLVSHPRLSRLRTLQPRPAHWAPYAIDSGGYNKITRYGRWPFTARQYAADIRRAIDHIGARPAFVAPMDWMCEDAALSSTGLTVAEHQRLTLENYLELRMLEPGIPWAPVLQGWTGGQYERHIDAYQAAGIALDRLERVGVGSVCRRQNMIGASLLIDRIARHGIRIHAFGYKVTGLVSSAAQLASADSMAWVTRAHHEPPLPGCTHARCTYCLRYALAWWQEVRDTVTAAHPGLLLDLGQRHPAA, encoded by the coding sequence ATGGCGTCCATCTCACCGGTCCCCGCTGCGGGGCTGACCTTCTATCTCGGCGCCCCGGAACCGTCATGGCTGTCCAGGCCGCAGACCGCCGGGGTGGCGTTGTTGGTGTCGCATCCGCGGCTGTCGCGGCTGCGCACACTCCAGCCCCGCCCGGCGCACTGGGCGCCTTACGCCATCGACTCCGGCGGCTACAACAAGATCACCCGCTATGGGCGGTGGCCCTTCACCGCCCGCCAGTACGCAGCCGACATCCGGCGGGCCATCGACCACATCGGTGCCCGGCCCGCGTTCGTCGCCCCGATGGACTGGATGTGCGAGGACGCCGCGCTGAGCAGCACCGGCCTCACCGTGGCCGAGCATCAGCGGCTGACCCTGGAGAACTACCTGGAGCTGCGCATGCTGGAGCCCGGCATCCCGTGGGCGCCGGTGCTGCAGGGATGGACGGGCGGCCAGTACGAGCGGCACATCGACGCCTACCAGGCCGCCGGGATCGCGCTGGACCGGCTGGAGCGGGTCGGCGTGGGCTCGGTGTGCCGCCGCCAGAACATGATCGGCGCGTCGCTGCTCATCGACCGGATCGCCCGGCACGGCATCCGCATACACGCCTTCGGCTACAAGGTGACCGGGCTGGTGTCCAGCGCTGCGCAGCTGGCGTCGGCGGACTCGATGGCGTGGGTGACCCGTGCCCACCACGAGCCACCACTGCCCGGATGCACGCACGCCCGCTGCACCTACTGCCTGCGCTATGCGCTGGCGTGGTGGCAGGAGGTGCGTGACACCGTCACCGCCGCCCACCCCGGGCTGCTGCTCGACCTCGGCCAGCGACACCCGGCCGCCTGA